A window of Variovorax paradoxus EPS genomic DNA:
GTACTGGCGGCCGGTGGTGAGCACCAGAAGGCTCGACGCCACCATGTCGGGGATCAGGCTGAAGTGCGCGCAGCGCGCGGTGATGTTGCGCTGCCGGCCCAGCTCGTCGAGCATCTGGTCGATGATGCCGCGCCCGCCCGGGTGCATGGGCGTGGGCGCGATGTGCTCGGCCGCGAGCCAGGTCTCCAGGTCCCAGCCGCGGCGGACCGCCGGATGGTCCTGGTTGACCAGCGACACCACCTCGTCGCCGAAGAGCCGTGCCATGTGCAGGTCTTCCGGAGGCTTGAGCCAATTGCCGATGACCAGGTCGACCTGCCCGAGCGCCAGGTGCCCGTGGTAGTCCGAGTCGGGCGAGAGCGCGTGGATCTCGATCTGGCAGAGCGGCGCCTCGCGCTTCACATGCGCCACCAGCATCGGCAGGAAGAGCGGGTCCATGTAGTCGCTCGCTGCAATCCGGAAGGTGGTGGCCGCCGACTGCGGCTCGAAGCCGCGCGCATCGGAGAACAGCATCTCGGCCGCACGCAGGATGCTGGCCGCGGGCTCGATCATCCGCAGCCCCGCATCGGTGGGCACCATGCCCGAACCCGAGCGCACCAGCAGCGGATCGCCCGACAACTCCCGCAGGCGCTTGAGCGCGGCCGAAACGGCCGGCTGGTACATCCCCAGGCGAATGGCGGCGCGCGAGACGCTGCGGTCGGTCAGCACGGTGTGAAGCACCCGGATCAGGTGTAGATCGATCTTGTCGAAAAGCGCTTGGTCTCTCATGGCTGTTCACACCTTTCTTGTCTGTGCGAACAGTTATACAGCGCAGCATTTGGCGAAACCGGGTGTGGGAGTGAAGCTCGGACCGTGCGAGCACGGCCCGTTTTCATTCGGCCGATGCAGCCGGCCCCGCCTGCACGGCGGTGACGGCACGAAGAATCGACTCGCTCGTGGCCGGCGCCTTCAGCGGCGGATCGACCCTGTGGTCACCGGCCGCCGACACCGCATCGCGGATCGCGAAGAACACCGAGAACGGCAGCAAGAGCGGCGGCTCGCCCACGGCCTTGCTGCGGTGGATCGAGTCCTCGAAATTCTGGCCTTCGAACAGGCGCACGTTGAAGACCGGCGGGCAGTCGTTGGCGGTCGGGATCTTGTAGGTGCTCGGCGCGTGCGTCGTGAGCTTGCCGCTTTGCGGATGCCACACCAGTTCTTCGGTCGTGAGCCAGCCCATGCCCTGGATGAAAGCGCCTTCGACCTGGCCGATGTCCACCGCCGGGTTCAGCGACTTGCCCGCATCGTGCAGGATGTCGGCGCGCAGCAGCTTCCATTCGCCGGTGAGCGTGTCGACCACCACTTCGCTCACCGCCGCGCCATAGGCGTAGTAGTAGAACGGGCGGCCCTGCATCTTGTCCTTGTCCCAGCTGAGGCCCGGGGTGGCGTAGAAGCCATCGGACCAGAGTTGCTTCCGGTCGAGATACGCCTCGCCGACCACGGTGCTGAAGGTCAGCGACTTGCCGTTGACCTCGACCTTGTCGTTCGCGAAACGCACGTCGCTGGCTTTGCCGCCATGGCGCTCCGCCGCGCTGTCGGCGAGACGCTCGCGAATCTGCCGTGCCGCATCCTGCGCAGCCTTGCCGTTCAGGTCAGCGCCGGTCGATGCGGCCGTGGCCGAGGTGTTCGCCACCTTGGTCGTATCGGTGGCGGTGACGCGCACGCGCTCGAAGCTCACGCCCAGCTCGTGCGCCACCACCTGGGCCACCTTGGTGTTCAGGCCCTGCCCCATCTCGGTTCCGCCGTGGTTCACGAGGATCGAGCCGTCGGTGTACACGTGCACCAGCGCGCCGGCCTGGTTGAAGTGCTTCACGTTGAACGAGATGCCGAACTTGAGCGGCGCGAGCGCGAGGCCGCGCTTGAGCACCGTGCTCTTCTTGTTGAAGGCGGCGATCTCTTCGCGACGCGCGCGGTAGTCGCTGCTGGCCTCCAGCTCCGCCACGAGTTCGTGGACGATGTTGTCCGTCACGGTCTGGCGGTAGGGCGTGACGTTGTTCTCCGCCTTGCCGTAGAAGTTGACGCGCCGCACGTCGAGCGGGTCCCGCTTCAACTCGCGCGCCACCGAATCCATGATGTTCTCGATCGCGATGGCGCCCTGCGGGCCGCCGAAGCCGCGGAACGCGGTGTTGCTCTGCGTGTTGGTCTTGCCCGAGAAGCCGTGCATTGCCACGTTGGGCAGCCAGTAGGCGTTGTCGAAGTGGCAAAGCGCGCGCGTCATCACCGGGCCCGACAGGTCGGCCGAGTGGCCGGCGCGCGAGACCATGGTGATCTCCGCGCCGAGGATGCGGCCTTCGTCGTCGTAGCCGACGTCGTACTCGTACCAGAAGCAGTGGCGCCGGCCGGTGATCATGAAGTCGTCGTCGCGGTCCAGCCGCAGCTTCACGGGGCGCTGCAACTGGCGCGCCGCAATGGCCGCCACGCACGCAAAGATCGCCGACTGCGATTCCTTGCCGCCGAAGCCGCCGCCCATGCGCCGGCATTCCACATGCACTTCGTTCGACTGCAGGTGCAGCGCATGCGCCACCAGGTGCTGCATCTCGCTCGGGTGCTGCGTCGAGCAGTGGATGTGCAGCGCGCCGCCTTCCTTCGGAATGGCGTAGCTGATCTGGCCTTCCAGGTAGAACTGCTCCTGCCCGCCCACGTCGAGCGTGGCCTTGTGGCGGTGCGGCGCCTTGGCGATGGCGGCGCGCACAGCGGCCTCGTCGCCTTCGTTGGCGCTGCCGCCGCTGCGCACGATGTGCATCGGCGGCACGACGTACTGGCCGCGCGCATGCGCGTCCTGTGGGGTGATGACGGGCGGCTGGGCCTCGATGGTCAACGCATCTTTGGCCTTGGCGGCGGCGCGGCGCGCGGCCTCGCGCGTCTCGGCGATCACCGCGAACACGGGCTGGCCAAGGTAGCGGATCTCGCCACCGTCTGCCACCGGCAGCAGGATCGGGTCGTCGTGAACGATCGAACCGCAGTCATTGGTGCCGGGAATGTCGTCGGCCGTCAGCACCGCGACCACACCGGGCATCGCGCGGATCGCATCGAGCGACAGCGCCGTCACGCGGCCGTTGGCCGCAGGCGAAAGGCCGAGCGCGCAATGCAGCGTGCCGGTGATTTCGGGAATGTCGTCGATGTAGGTCGCTTCACCGGCCACGTGCAGGTGCGCCGACTCGTGCGGCCGGCTGATACCGACGCGCGCGCCCAGGTCGTGTGCGACCGCTTCGGCCGCGGGGTCGATGCGCGCGGCGGTGTTCTTCAGGTAATCGGCAAAGGCCTCGGCGGGCTGCAGCAAGCGGGCGTCGATGGGTTTGTTCATGGTCAGACTCCTTCCGCCTGCGCTTTGGCGGAGGCATGGGGCATCACGCTCCAGACGCTGGTTTCCTCGAGCGAGAGCGCGTCTTCGGTACGGGTTTCGAGCCAGAGGCGCTGGATGAGGTTCTGCGCCACCTGCAGCCGGTAGTCGGCCGAGGCGCGCATGTCCGACAGGGGCTTGAAGTCCTGCGCCAGCGCGAGCTTGGCGGTGGCGACGCTGGATTGCGTCCAGGGCTTGCCGACGAGCGCGGCTTCGGCGTTCGCCGCGCGCTTCACGGTCGCGGCCATGCCGCCGAAGGCCAGGCGCACGGCCTTCACCGTGTCGCTGCCCGCTTCGAGCTCGATGGCGAAACCCGCGCACAGCGCCGAGATGTCGCAATCGAAGCGCTTGCTGATCTTGTAGGCGCGCACCTGGCGGCGCATGGCGGCCAGCGGAATCGCCAGCCCCTGCACGAACTCGCCGGGCTGCAGCTGGTTCTTCATGTAGTCGATGTAGAAGTCGGGCAGCGGCATGCGGCGCACCACGTCGCCGCGGCGCAGTTCGATCTCGGCATCGAGCGACATCAGCACCGGCGGCGAATCGCCGATGGGCGAGCCGTTGGCCACGTTGCCGCCCATGGTGCCGGCGTGGCGGATCGGTGGCGAGGCGAAGCGCAGCCACACGTCCTGCAGGCTGGGCACGCGCTGCACGAGGGCTTCGAAGGCGGATTCGAGCGAGGCGCCGGCGCCGATGTAGAGCTCATCGCCATCGGTGGTCTGTCGGATCTCGATGGTCTTCATTTCGGCCACGTCGCCCACATAGATGATGTCGCCGAGGTCGCGGAACTGCTTGTTGACCCAGAGGCCGACGTCGGTGGAGCCGGCCAGCAACTGGGCACGCGGCTTCTGTTCGCGCAGCGCGGCAAGCTGGGCGATGGTTCTGGGGGCGTGGAAGTGGTCGATGCGGGCGCCGAGCGGCGCGGCGTAGTTCAGGTCTTGCCCGTCGTTCTGCAGCGCGGTGAGCGCGGCCACCACGGGCTTCGTGTCGAGCCGCACGGCAGGCAGGTCGAACATGCGCTGGCCCGCATCGAGGATCGGGCGATAGCCGGTGCAGCGGCAGAGGTTGCCCGAGAGGTCGTCGGCCAACTGCTGGCGCGTGGGCTGCGTGCCCTCGGCCTGGTGGTGTTCGTAGGTCGACCACAGCGACATCACGAAACCCGGCGTGCAGAAGCCGCACTGGGAGCCGTGGCAGTCGACCATCGCCTGCTGCACCGGGTGCAGCGTGTGGACGGGGTGTTTCTTGTCCTGCAGCGCCGGGGCGGCGCACTGCGCCTTCAGGTCTTCGACCGTGAAGAGCGCCTTGCCGTGCAGCGTGGGCAGAAACTGGATGCAGGCGTTGACCGTCTGCAGTTGCAGGCCGCCGATGGCCCCGGGCGCATTGGCGTCGGTCGCCAGCTCGCCGATCACCACGGTGCAGGCGCCGCAGTCGCCTTCGTTGCAGCCTTCCTTGGTGCCGGTGCAGTGCGCGTCCTCGCGCAGCCAGTCGAGCACCGAGCGGGTCGGATGCACGCCGCTGACGTCGACGATCTTGCCGCGATGGAAAAAACGGACGGGCTGGATATTGTTGGGCTCTGTACTCATGCGCTTCGCTCGTGGGCGGCTCGGTGTTTCCGGCCAAGCCTGGACGTTAGTCGCTTGGGCCGCAACCCACATACCGCGGGAGCCATATTGCGTATGTGGGCGCGGGTATGCGACCTAGGGGGAAACCCTGGAGAAAGCGAGCAATTCCCGGGCCATGGGCGCAGGGGTGCGCCCGAGGCGCCGCTTCAGGTCGGCTCGGGCACGGCTGCTGCCGTCGCCTTCGCCTGTGCGTAGCGCCACGCGATCAGCGTGCCGATGCAGAGGAACAGCGCGGCGATGAAGAACGGCGCGCCCGGCAGGTGGACGGGCGCGTCCGTGGCGATGAAATAGCCGAAGCTGCCGGCGAACATCGTCGGCCCGACGATGCCCGCCACCGACACCAGGCTCGTCAGCGCGCCCTGGATGCGGCCCTGCTCGGCCGCGCCGACCTGGCGGGTGACCAGCGCCTGCGCCGCCGGCCCGGCGAACGCCAGCAAGGTGCCGAACGGCAGCGCGGCCAGAAGCATCCAGCCCGCATCAGCCAAGCCGATGACGATGAAACCGAGCACGCCGAAGCCCATGCCGAACAGCAGCGCACGGCGCTCGCCGAAGCGCTTCACGCCCGGCCCGATCAACAGCGCGTTGACCAGCACGCTGAGCACGCCCACCGCGCCGAGCACCCAGCCCACCGCGTCTTCCTTCCAGTGGTAGCGGTAGTCGGCGAACAGCACGAACACGCTCGGGTAGACGTACTGGGCCAGGTTGACGAGGAAAATCACCGCCGCCAGCCCGAACACCTGTGGATAGCGCTTGAGCAGCAGCAGCGAGCCGAGCGGATTGGCGTGCGACCAGTCGAACTTGCGGGCGCGCCGCTCCGGCGACAGCGACTCGGGCAGCACGAACCATCCGTAGCAGAAGCTCAGAAGCGTCAGGCCGGCCGCGAACCAGAACGGCAGGCGCGGATCGATGTGGCTCAGTTGCCCGCCGAGCACAGGCCCGAACACCAGGCCCATGCCGAAGGCCGCGCCCACGATGCCGTAGCTGCGGGCGCGATCTTCCGGCGGCGTCACATCGGCGATGTAGGCATTGGCGATGGTGAAGCTGGCCGAGAACACGCCGGACACGACCCGGCCGACGAACAGCCACGGCAGGCTGTCGGCCAGGGCCATGAACACGAAATCCACGCCGAGGCCGAGGCACGACAACAGGATCACCGGTCGCCGCCCGAAGCGATCGGACAGCGCGCCCTGGATCGGCGAACTCACGAACTGGATCGCCGCGAACGCGGTGCCGAACACCGCGATCCAGTACGCCGCCGTCGCGGTGCTGCCGCCGGCCAGGCGCTCCACCAGGTGCGGCAGGCCGGGCAGGATCAGGCCGAACGCGAGGAAGTCGATCAGCACCGTCACGAAGATGAAGGCGAGCGCGGCGCGGCGCACGCGCGGTGCTGGAAGGGTGGCGCTCACTCGCTGCGACTCATCAGGTATTTGCCCACGCGGGGATGCGCCTCGATGAGTCCTCCCAGCCGCCCGAACAGGCCATCGAAGCAGCCGAGCACGAGCGCGATGGTCTTCTTCAGGCGATCGCGCTCGAACATCAGCATGGGCAGGATCTGCTTGAGCGTGTAGACGTTGACGAAAAGAATCGCGGGAAAGGCGCGCACATGCGCCCGCGAAAGGTCCAGCGCATTGCGCGCGATGTAGTAGCGCCGCGCGGCCGGATAGTTGATGAAATGGATCTTCCAGCCGAACAGCGACCGGGCCTGGATGTCGCCGATCTGGTGCCGCAGCACGACGTGCGGATTCAGGTACAGCGGCACCTCGCGGCCGAGGGCGCGCATGCAGTAATCGGTGTCCACGTGGTCGATCACGTAGCGCTCGTCGAACCGGCCGACCTTGGCCCAGGCGCCGCGCGAAATCAGCGAGCCCGAAGAGATCATGAAGGCGCAGCGCATCAGCGGCTCGGTGAAGGGCCGCCGAAGGTCGAACTGGTAGACGCGCTTGCCCTCAAGACCGAATTGCGGGATCAGCGCGTCCAGGTTCGTGTCGTGAACGAGCGGGCCGATCAGGAAGGCCGCGTCTTCCCCGCGTTCGCCCTCGCCCGCCCTGCCCCGGGCCACCATCGCGGCCTCGCACATGGCATCGAAGTAGCCGGGCGGCAGCTTCGAATCCTGATCGAGCAGGAAGAAGAGTTCGGCGCCCCGCGCTTCGAGGTCGACGATGCCGCAGTTGAAGGCGCCCGCGATGCCGCCGCGGTTGCCGTTGTGCAGCACCGGGACGCCCGCCTCGATGAGCGCCGGATGCCACCCGTCCACCTGCGGCGTGTTGTCGACCACACAGAGGCGCGGGCATGAGGCGGCCAGCGAATGCAGGTTCGCCACTTGCTCGTCGGTCGGGAAATAGGTGACGACGACGGCACCGAACGGGACGGACATCCTCGGCGTCAGCCTGCCGCCGTGGCCGCCACCAGCGAGCGCGGCCGCATGTCCTGCCAGTTCGCCTCGATGTAGGCGCTGCAGGCGTCGCGGTCGGTCGGCGCCAGCGCGACCTGCCAGCCGGCAGGCACGGCGATGAAGGCGGGCCACAGCGAGTGCTGGCCCTCGTCGTTCACCAGCACCTGGAAGCTGGCGTTCTTGTCGTCCAAGGGATTGCTCATTTCGAATTTCCTTGTCGTATGGGGTTCAAGCCATTTCCGCGGATGCGGAGGTTTGCAGCAGTGCTTCGAGCGCACCGGCGATGCCGGTCAGCGCGCGATGGCACGCGAAGTCCTCGCGCAACACAGCCGCGCGCTGGCGATAGCTGGAGTTGCCCAGCACCTTGCGCACCGCATCCCCGACCTGGCGCGCGGTCGGCTGGCCGGTGGCGAGGTTGATGCCCGCGCCCGACCAGGCGACGCGCGCGGCGATCTCGGGCTTTTCTTCGGAGGTGCCGGCGACCACCAGCGGCACACCCAGGCTCAGCGCATGGTTGACCGAACCGTAGCCGCCGTTGGTGACCATCGCGTGCAGCTTGGGCAGCAGCCGGTCGTAGGGCAGGAACGGCACGACGCGGGCGTTGGCGGGCAGGTTCACCGTCAGCGCGGGTGGCACCGGGCCGCCCGTGGTGGCGATGACGAGGATGTTCTTGTCGCCGGCCAGCGTCTGCAGCGTCGGGCCGATCAGTTGCGACGGATTCTGGTTGGCCAGCGTGCCCTGCGTGACGAGCACGACCGAGCGCCCGTCGTCCAGTTCGTGCCACCACTCGGGCGGCGTGAAATCGCGGCTCGCGGGCGAGAGCAACGGGCCGACGAAATGCACCGACGCGGGCAAATCGCTGCGCGGGTATTCGAACGAAGGCGCCGTCAGCTGCAGGTAGAGGTCGGGCAGCTTCACCATCGCATCGACGAAGAAGTCCGGCAGCGCGGGCAGGCCCGAGCGCGCGAGCAGCGTGTCGAAGTAGCGCTGCACCTCGCCGAACATCGCCTGCTTGAGGTTGGCATTCATCGCCTTGTTGCGCACCCGCCCTTCCGGCGTGGCCGATGGCGGCAGCGCAGTGCCGAAGAAGGCGGTGTCGCAACTGGAGAGCGGCAGCGCCGAGATGCCGATGCCGACGATGGCCGGACGGTCTTCGCGCGCCTTGCCCAGCAGCAGCGGAAAGGTGCCGCAGAACATCGTGTCGACCAGGATGGCGTCGGCCTCGAAATCTTCGAGGATCGAACTGAGGCCCGCGTGCTGCGCGGCCATGGCGTCGGCAAAGAAGTGCTTCAGGCCGAAGCACATCTGCGCATGCGCCGAGGCGATGCGCTGGCGCTCGGGGAAGCGCTTGTCGAGGTCGCGGTAGTCGAAATCGATCGCGCGCTCGAAGGGCGTGAAGCTCGCGCCGGTCGCCTCGGCCTGCGCCCTGAACTGGCTCGCGGTGTGCACCCGCACCTCGTGCCCCTGGTTCACCAGATGCTGGGCGATGGCCAGCATCGGCAGGACGTGTCCCGGCAAGGCGGTTGCGGCGATGAGGTAGCGTGCCATTCCGTTTGCTCCTATGAAGTGGTGGTTTCCAAAGCGCGACGCGCCTTGGTGTCGATGCCCAGATCGACGAAGTAGCGCTGCAGCAGGTCGCGGTCCACCGGGCGGATCGGCGCGCCGATGGCCTCGAGCTGCGCATGCGTGGCCGCACCGCTCACCTGCGGCGGCGTGGCCGTGGTGTCGTAGCGGTCGAGGATGGCGAGCACGGCGGCCAGGTCGCGGTCTTGCGCCACTGCCAGCCGTTCATGTGCGCGCTGCAGCCAAGGTTCGAGTCCGACCGGCTCCAGCCGCATGCCCATGCGCTCGAAGACGTGCGGAATGTCGCGCACCCGCAGCGCCGCCTGGCTCATCAGGTGGAACACCTGGCCCCACGAGGCCTCCTGCGCCGCGAGGCCGAGGATGGCGCGCGCCACGTCGTCCACCGGCGTGAGGTTCAGCGGCAGGTCCATGTCGGGAATCGCTTCCAGGTCGGCATAGAGATGCGCCACGCGCCAGATCAGGTCGTCGGCATTGCAGATCGCGTGCGTATGGTCGCCGGTGACGGCCCCGAGCCGGTAGATTGCGACCGGCATGCCGCGCGCCTGCGCCCCGCGGGCCAGCGCATCGCCGACCCACTTGCTCTGGCTGTAGCCATCGACCAGCCCGCTCCACGAAGCCAGCGCCGATTGCTCGGTGATGGTGTCTTCCTTGTTGTTCTGGTCGATCACCGCGAGCGTGGAGACGTAGTGCATGCTCTTCGCGCGGCCTTGCGACGTCCATTCGAGCAGCGTGACCACGCTGTCGACATTCGCGGGCTTGAGGCTCGCATAGGGATGCAAAAAGTCGACCTGCGCGGCACAGTGGTAGATGGCGTCGCAGCCTTCGCGCACCAGTTGCACGGCCGCGTCGTCCAGGCCCAGGCGCGGCTTGCCGAGGTCGCCGGTCACGACCTTGATGCGCGCGTCGTCCCAGATCGCGCCGAGCTGGCGCTGGGCCAACGTGCGCTTCAGGCGCGCTTCGCCGGCTTGCTCGTCGGGGGCGCGCACGTGGCAGACCACGCAGGCCGCGGTGTCGCGCAGCAATGCAGCCAGCAGGTGGCTGCCGACGAAGCCGCTCGCGCCGGTGAGGAACACCCGGCGTGGCGCGAGCTTCGGTGCGGTGGCCTGCGGGCGGATGTGCGCGGGCAAATCGAGTTCGCGCGACAGGTCCAGCGCCTCGGCCACGCCGCCTTCGTTGTCGAGCCACGCCGCCAGGTCGGCGATCGTCGGGCGGTTGTAGACCTCGGCGTGCGGGAAGTCCGCGCGCACCTGCTGACGGATGCGCATGCCCAGCTGGATGGCCATGAGCGAATGCCCGCCGATCTCGAAGAAGTTGTCGTGGATGCCGACGCGCTCCAGGCGCAGCGTCTCGGACCACAGGCCGGCGAGCAGCTTCTCGGTCGGTGTGCGGGGCTCCACATACAGTGCGACGGGCTGTTGGTCGGGCACCGGCAGCGCCTTCTTGTCGAGCTTGCCGCTTTGCGTGAGCGGCAGCGACGGCAGGTGCACGAAGGCCGAGGGCACCATGTAGTCGGGCAGGGCCTGCGCCATGTGGGCGCGCAACTCGGTCGGCTGCGGTTCGGAACCTGCGACGAAGTAGGCGACGAGGCGCTTTTCGCCGGGCACGTCTTCGCGGGCGATCACGGCGGCCTGCGTGACCAGCGGGTGCTTGAGCAGCACCGATTCGATCTCGCCCGGCTCGATGCGGAAGCCGCGGATCTTCACCTGCTGGTCGGCGCGGCCGAGGAAATCGAGCGTGCCGTCGGCGCGCCAGCGTGCAAGGTCGCCGCTGCGGTACATGCGGCTGCCGGGCGCGCCGTGCGGGTCGGCGATGAAGCGTTCCGCACTCAACGCAGGACGGTTGAGATAACCGCGCGCCACGCCGCTGCCGGCAATGTAGAGCTCGCCCGCGACACCCGACGGCACCGGCTGCAGCGCGTTGTCGAGCACGTACATCCGCGTGTTCCAGATCGGCTGGCCGATGGAGGGGAGTTCCTCGGCTGTCATCGGCGCACTCATGCTCGCGCAGATGGTGATCTCGGTCGGGCCGTAGGCGTTGATCATGCGGCGGCCCTCTGACCACTTCGCGGCCAGCGCGGCGGGGCAGGCATCGCCGCCGACCACCAGCGTCCGCAGGTGCGGGAACTCGCCGTGCGGCAAGGTCGCGAGCGCGGCGGGCGGAATCAGCGCGTGGCTCACGGCCTGCTTCTCGAGCAGCTCGGCGAGTTCCGTGCCGAGCAGTTGCTCCGGCCCCGGCACCACCAGCGCGGCGCCGGCGCGGAAGGCCATCAGCTGGTCCATCACGGAGGCGTCGAAACCGCTGGAGGAGAACTGCAGCACGCGCGAGTCGTGGCCGATGACGAGCCGCTCAGCCATCGCGGTGCCGAGGCTGGCGAGGCCCGCATGCGGCACGACCACGCCCTTGGGCACGCCGGTGGAGCCGGAGGTGTAGATGAGGTAGGCGGCATCCTGGGGATTGGCCGTTTGCGCGAGCGGTTTGTCCGACTGGATGGCGAGCGCAGCGACCATGCTGTCGCTGTCGAGGGCGATGCAGCGGGGAACACCGGCCAGTTCGGGCAGCAACGCATCGTGGGTCAGCACCGCGGCGGGTGTGGCTTCCTCGAACACGAAGGCGCTGCGCGCGGCCATGTGGTTGGGGTCGATGGGCAGGTAGGCGGCGCCGGCCTTCACGATGGCCAGGTGCGCCACGAAGAGATCGAGCGAACGCGGCAGCACCGTCGCGACGATGGCGCCGGCCGCGATGCCTTGCGCGCGCAGCAGGTGCGAGAGCCGGTTGGCGCGCGCGTCGAGTTCGGCGTAGCTGATGGTCGCGTCGTCGAGCACCACCGCATCGGCATGCGGGCGCTCGGCGGCGTGCGACGCCACCATGGCGGCGAACGAGAGCGGTGCGAGATCGCGCGTGCGGCCGCTCCAGTCGGAGAGCAGGCGGTCGGTTTCTTCGACGCTCAGGATGGCGAGGCCGCTCACCGCGTCGTCGGGCGCATCGCAGGCCTCTTCGAGCAAACGCACCAGCCGCGCGCCCATGGCTTCGACGGTGCTGCGCTCGAACAGGTCGGTGCTGTACTGGATGCCGCCGGAGATGCCTCCCGGCAGGCCATCGGCGCCGCGCTGCTCGCCGAGGATGAACGACAGGTCGAACTTCGCGGTGTCGATGGCCACCGGCTGCGGCGTGATCGAGAGGCCCGGCAGGCTGAACGACAGGCGGCTGGTGTTCTGGAAGCCGAGCATGACCTGAAACAGCGGCAGGTTGGCGCGCGAGCGGCCGGGGCGCAGCAGCTCGACGAGGCGGTCGTATGGGAACTCCTGGTTCGCGTAGGCCGTGAGGTTGGTGGCGCGCACGCGCGAGACCAGCTCGCGCAGGCCCGGCTGGCCCGAGGTGTCGGTGCGCAACACCAGCGTGTTGACGAAGCAGCCGATGAGCTCGTCCAGTGCATGGTCGCTGCGCCCTGCGACCGGGCTGCCGATGACGATGTCGTCGCCCGCGCCGAGCCGGCTCAAGAGGCCCGCGAGCGCGGCCTGCAGCACCATGAAGACGCTGGCCTGTCCGTCGCGTGCCAGTTGCAGGATGCGTTCGTGTACGTGCGCCGGAATCTGCAGCGGGACCACGTCGCCGCGGTAGGTGGGAATGAGCGGGCGTGCGTGGTCGACGGGCAAAGCCAATTGCTCGGGCAGGTCGCTCAACGAAGAACGCCAAAACTCGCGCTGGCGGCCGGCCATGCTGTCGGCGTCGTCTTCGCTGCCCAGCAGCTCCTGCTGCCACAGCGCGTAGTCGGCGTATTGCAGCGGCAGCGGCTCCCAGCCCGGCGCCTTGCCTTCGCAGCGCGCGGCATAGGCCACGCTCAGGTCGCGCGCCAGCGGCAGCAGCGACGCGCCGTCGCCGGCGATGTGGTGCGTGAGCAGCAGCAGCACGTGCTCGTCGGCCACGAGCTTGAACAGGTAGACGCACAGCGGCGCCGCGCTGCCGAGGTCGAAGGCATGGCCCGCCGCGGCGTGAAGCTGCGCGGCGATTTCTTCTTCGCTGCTGTCGGCTTCGATCACCGCCGGGCGCGCATCGGCGCCGTCGAGGATGTGCTGGTACGGCAGCCCGTCTTCGTTCGGGTAGACCGTGCGCAGGCTTTCATGGCGCTGCACCAGGTCGCCGAGCGCCGCATGCAGCGCGGCGCGGTCGAGCACACCGGACAAGCGCAGCGCGAGCGGCATGTTGTACGCCGGGTTCGCGCCTTCGAGCTGGTTCATCAGCCACAGGCGGCGCTGTGCGAACGAGAGCGGAATGCGCGCGGGGCGCGGCATCGGCGTGAGGCTCGGACGTGTGACCGATTCCTGGTCGAGCAGGTCGGCGAGGCCCGCGATGGTGGAGACCTGGA
This region includes:
- a CDS encoding non-ribosomal peptide synthetase produces the protein MSTVDQLGRTAPLTSGQMAMWLGAKFASPDTNFNLAEAIDIAGEIDPDIFLAAMRQVADEVEATRLGFVDTPQGPRQVVAPVFAGEIPYLDLSGDSDPLAEAERWMRADYTRNIDLAHGQLWLSALIRLAPDRHIWYHRSHHIVLDGFSGGLIARRFADTYTAMADDNAAVPEDSRLAPISQLADEEHAYRESGRFPRDRQYWTERFADAPDPLSLASRRSVNIGGLLRQTVHLPAASVQALQTIAQELGTTLPQILIATTAAYLYRATGIEDMAIGIPVTARHNDRMRRVPAMVANALPLRLAMRADLPIPELIREVGRQMRQILRHQSYRYEHLRSDLNMLVNNRQLFTTVVNVEPFDYDFRFAGHPAKPRNLSNGTAEDLGIFLYERGNGQDLQIDFDANPAVHTAEDLADHQRRLLAFIDAVIRLPLQAVGQIDLLGADERKQLLVTWNDTAHTVPDMHLTALIEAQLAANPQAIALRFDGEAMPNEELNRRANRLAHLLRARGAGPERTVALAIPRSMDLMVALLATLKTGAAYLPVDPDFPQDRIAFMLGDAQPVCLVTTESLAESLPAAATTLLIDVAQTIADLESCADTNPGVAIDPSHPAYVIYTSGSTGMPKGAVVSHRAIVNRLCWMQDRYGLQAADRVLQKTPSSFDVSVWEFFWPLIDGATLVLAKPGGHKDAAYLAGLIAEEGITTIHFVPSMLEVFLLEPTAAECTTLRRVICSGEALSPALQSQFQQRLSCELHNLYGPTEAAVDVTSWECERTDDAEATSVPIGRPIWNTQMHVLDSGMQPVPAGVTGELFIAGVGLARGYLKRPLLSAERFIANPYGAPGSRMYRTGDLARWRKDGSLDFLGRADQQVKIRGLRIEPGEIESVLLQHPQVAQAAVVAREDVPGEKRLVAYFVAADATDPQAAELRTHLAQSLPEYMVPSAFVSLPSLPLGPSGKLDRKALPPPEVQAATPYAAPRTPTEKILAGLWAETLHLPRVGVNDNFFELGGHSLMIVQLMSMIRQQFMIDLPVDTLFQVSTIAGLADLLDQESVTRPSLTPMPRPARIPLSFAQRRLWLMNQLEGANPAYNMPLALRLSGVLDRAALHAALGDLVQRHESLRTVYPNEDGLPYQHILDGADARPAVIEADSSEEEIAAQLHAAAGHAFDLGSAAPLCVYLFKLVADEHVLLLLTHHIAGDGASLLPLARDLSVAYAARCEGKAPGWEPLPLQYADYALWQQELLGSEDDADSMAGRQREFWRSSLSDLPEQLALPVDHARPLIPTYRGDVVPLQIPAHVHERILQLARDGQASVFMVLQAALAGLLSRLGAGDDIVIGSPVAGRSDHALDELIGCFVNTLVLRTDTSGQPGLRELVSRVRATNLTAYANQEFPYDRLVELLRPGRSRANLPLFQVMLGFQNTSRLSFSLPGLSITPQPVAIDTAKFDLSFILGEQRGADGLPGGISGGIQYSTDLFERSTVEAMGARLVRLLEEACDAPDDAVSGLAILSVEETDRLLSDWSGRTRDLAPLSFAAMVASHAAERPHADAVVLDDATISYAELDARANRLSHLLRAQGIAAGAIVATVLPRSLDLFVAHLAIVKAGAAYLPIDPNHMAARSAFVFEEATPAAVLTHDALLPELAGVPRCIALDSDSMVAALAIQSDKPLAQTANPQDAAYLIYTSGSTGVPKGVVVPHAGLASLGTAMAERLVIGHDSRVLQFSSSGFDASVMDQLMAFRAGAALVVPGPEQLLGTELAELLEKQAVSHALIPPAALATLPHGEFPHLRTLVVGGDACPAALAAKWSEGRRMINAYGPTEITICASMSAPMTAEELPSIGQPIWNTRMYVLDNALQPVPSGVAGELYIAGSGVARGYLNRPALSAERFIADPHGAPGSRMYRSGDLARWRADGTLDFLGRADQQVKIRGFRIEPGEIESVLLKHPLVTQAAVIAREDVPGEKRLVAYFVAGSEPQPTELRAHMAQALPDYMVPSAFVHLPSLPLTQSGKLDKKALPVPDQQPVALYVEPRTPTEKLLAGLWSETLRLERVGIHDNFFEIGGHSLMAIQLGMRIRQQVRADFPHAEVYNRPTIADLAAWLDNEGGVAEALDLSRELDLPAHIRPQATAPKLAPRRVFLTGASGFVGSHLLAALLRDTAACVVCHVRAPDEQAGEARLKRTLAQRQLGAIWDDARIKVVTGDLGKPRLGLDDAAVQLVREGCDAIYHCAAQVDFLHPYASLKPANVDSVVTLLEWTSQGRAKSMHYVSTLAVIDQNNKEDTITEQSALASWSGLVDGYSQSKWVGDALARGAQARGMPVAIYRLGAVTGDHTHAICNADDLIWRVAHLYADLEAIPDMDLPLNLTPVDDVARAILGLAAQEASWGQVFHLMSQAALRVRDIPHVFERMGMRLEPVGLEPWLQRAHERLAVAQDRDLAAVLAILDRYDTTATPPQVSGAATHAQLEAIGAPIRPVDRDLLQRYFVDLGIDTKARRALETTTS